Proteins encoded by one window of Planifilum fulgidum:
- the spoIIIAF gene encoding stage III sporulation protein AF, which yields MEFVGGWLKQIILLVLVATFFDLLLPNHSMERYVKLVMGLLIILAILNPIFSLLDKNLDLASFTPDSQGVPEGNAAALSAIRREGEALQKTRDRLILSQVQKKLEETIKQDVERQFDVRVVKSQVSVSQPGEKESPEIQRVHLVISPRRNEGEGGEVMPVQPVEPVVIGPDRTASAGRDSPSPRVPSRIASYLEQKWELSTEQVHVTWEDAS from the coding sequence ATGGAATTCGTCGGCGGATGGCTCAAACAGATCATCCTGTTGGTGCTTGTCGCCACCTTTTTCGATTTGCTTCTTCCCAACCACTCGATGGAGCGCTATGTGAAGCTGGTGATGGGCCTGTTGATCATCCTGGCGATTTTGAATCCGATTTTCTCGCTTTTGGACAAGAATCTGGATCTCGCATCCTTCACCCCGGACAGCCAGGGGGTGCCGGAGGGGAACGCCGCCGCCTTGAGCGCCATCCGCCGGGAAGGGGAAGCCCTTCAAAAAACCCGGGATCGGTTGATTCTTTCCCAGGTGCAGAAGAAGTTGGAGGAGACGATCAAACAGGATGTGGAGAGGCAATTTGACGTGAGGGTCGTAAAGAGCCAGGTGTCCGTCTCCCAGCCCGGGGAAAAGGAATCTCCCGAAATCCAGCGGGTTCACCTGGTGATTTCCCCTCGGCGGAACGAAGGGGAAGGGGGTGAGGTGATGCCCGTTCAACCGGTGGAACCCGTGGTCATCGGTCCGGATCGGACCGCTTCCGCGGGACGGGATTCCCCATCCCCCCGGGTGCCCTCCCGGATTGCCAGTTATCTTGAGCAGAAATGGGAATTGTCAACCGAACAGGTGCATGTGACCTGGGAGGATGCTTCCTGA
- the spoIIIAG gene encoding stage III sporulation protein AG, which translates to MFKGLFDRLEKMWGGGEQGAKRVNTFRWLILIGCLGAALMILSSFFSVEREVPGDSSSADLKGDSVPAAAFGNKDMTMQDYEEMYESQLRDVLGKIVGVENVSVMVNLESSEETVVEKDRRETEQVTEESDKKGGTRKINEHTVEDKVVLYRTDEGEKPIVVKRIKPRVRGVLIVAEGAEDLKRKALIIEAVQRVLDVPVHRISVMPRG; encoded by the coding sequence GTGTTCAAAGGGCTGTTTGACCGGCTGGAGAAAATGTGGGGAGGCGGCGAACAGGGAGCCAAAAGGGTGAACACCTTCCGCTGGTTGATTCTGATCGGCTGCCTGGGTGCCGCGCTGATGATCCTGTCCTCCTTCTTCTCCGTCGAACGGGAAGTGCCGGGGGATTCATCCTCGGCGGATTTAAAGGGAGATTCCGTCCCCGCCGCGGCCTTCGGAAATAAGGACATGACCATGCAGGACTATGAGGAAATGTATGAATCCCAGCTGAGAGATGTCCTGGGAAAGATCGTCGGCGTGGAAAACGTGTCGGTGATGGTCAATCTGGAGTCCTCCGAGGAGACGGTGGTGGAGAAGGACCGGCGGGAAACAGAGCAGGTGACGGAAGAGAGCGACAAGAAGGGAGGCACGCGGAAGATCAACGAGCACACCGTGGAGGACAAGGTGGTCCTTTACCGGACGGACGAAGGGGAGAAACCGATTGTGGTCAAGAGGATCAAGCCCCGGGTTCGCGGCGTGTTGATCGTGGCGGAGGGGGCGGAGGACCTGAAGAGGAAAGCGCTGATCATCGAAGCGGTGCAGCGGGTGTTGGACGTGCCCGTACACCGGATTTCCGTAATGCCGAGAGGATAG
- a CDS encoding SpoIIIAH-like family protein, which yields MTMNKQTVWLVTMLTLMVVLSAYYIVTGPVEPVDEAGRPSGENEVQVDLKTEEADSKEEVQKASSDYFVGYQLQRNNLRSKMTEEYMNILTNPKSSKKELEEAQRKIDELMKVDKTESVLEELIRNEGFRDAVVISGDRHVDVIVQSEKLTHSQVVKLISLVKKHLDVPATQVSVAYRP from the coding sequence ATGACGATGAACAAACAGACGGTCTGGCTGGTGACGATGCTCACGCTGATGGTGGTTCTGTCGGCCTATTACATTGTGACGGGCCCCGTGGAACCGGTGGATGAGGCCGGCCGGCCGTCCGGGGAAAATGAGGTGCAGGTGGATCTCAAAACGGAAGAAGCCGATTCAAAGGAGGAGGTCCAGAAGGCGTCCAGCGACTATTTCGTGGGATACCAGCTGCAGCGAAACAATCTTCGTTCCAAGATGACGGAAGAGTACATGAACATCTTGACCAATCCCAAATCGTCGAAAAAGGAACTGGAAGAGGCCCAGCGCAAGATCGACGAGCTGATGAAGGTGGATAAGACGGAGTCCGTGCTGGAGGAGCTGATCCGGAACGAAGGATTCCGCGACGCGGTGGTGATCTCGGGGGACAGACACGTGGATGTGATCGTCCAGAGCGAGAAGCTGACCCATTCCCAGGTGGTCAAACTGATCAGCTTGGTGAAGAAGCACCTGGATGTCCCCGCGACGCAGGTTTCCGTCGCGTACCGTCCGTGA
- the accB gene encoding acetyl-CoA carboxylase biotin carboxyl carrier protein yields the protein MHELRELIRLIDESRIDEFQMEKDGAKLVIKKGTKEQPSAVALPPASEKAEAAPKPVAAQPSPAPSPQPAATPEPKAPEAKAEDDAKLHKIVSPMVGTFYRAPAPDADPYVQVGDRVEENTVVCIIEAMKLMNEIEADVRGEIVDILVENGQLVEYGQPLFLVKTE from the coding sequence ATGCATGAACTGCGGGAACTGATTCGTTTGATTGATGAATCGCGAATCGACGAATTTCAAATGGAAAAAGACGGCGCGAAACTGGTGATAAAGAAGGGGACGAAGGAACAGCCTTCTGCCGTGGCGCTTCCGCCTGCCTCGGAAAAGGCGGAGGCGGCGCCGAAGCCGGTTGCAGCCCAGCCTTCGCCGGCCCCGTCGCCGCAGCCTGCCGCCACCCCAGAGCCGAAGGCGCCCGAGGCCAAGGCGGAGGATGATGCCAAGTTACATAAGATCGTCTCTCCCATGGTGGGGACCTTTTACCGGGCGCCCGCGCCGGATGCCGACCCTTATGTTCAGGTGGGCGACCGGGTGGAGGAAAACACCGTGGTCTGCATCATCGAGGCGATGAAGCTGATGAACGAAATCGAAGCGGATGTGCGTGGCGAAATCGTCGACATTCTGGTGGAAAACGGTCAGCTTGTGGAATACGGCCAGCCCCTGTTCCTGGTGAAGACCGAATGA
- the accC gene encoding acetyl-CoA carboxylase biotin carboxylase subunit → MFKKVLIANRGEIAVRVIRACRELGIATVAVYSQADQDSLHVKMADEAYCIGPAPSRDSYLNMTNLISTATLIGADAVHPGYGFLAENADFAELCAACGITFIGPHPDAISKMGDKTTARETMKRAGVPVVPGTEGVIEDLDAALETAASIGYPVMVKATAGGGGKGMRVVHSEDELRRTIRMAQQEAEANFGNPGVYLEKYLSRPRHVEIQILADQHGNVIHLGERDCSIQRRYQKLIEEAPSPALTPELRERMGQAAVAAAKAVNYSGAGTVEFLLDRDGNFYFMEMNTRIQVEHPVTEWITGVDLVKEQIRVAAGEPLSIRQEDVKLDGWAIECRINAEDPDRNFMPSPGTIQFYLPPGGAGVRVDSAAYSGYRIPPYYDSMIAKLIVWGKDRDEAIRRMVRALSEFAIEGVKTTIPFHLKLLNHPKFLEGDVHIQFLETTNLDEERTNENE, encoded by the coding sequence TTGTTCAAAAAGGTGCTCATCGCCAACCGCGGAGAGATTGCGGTTCGCGTGATCCGCGCCTGCCGCGAGTTGGGAATTGCCACGGTGGCCGTTTATTCCCAAGCTGACCAGGATTCGCTGCATGTGAAAATGGCCGATGAGGCGTACTGCATCGGTCCGGCTCCATCCCGCGACAGTTATCTGAACATGACCAATCTGATCAGCACCGCCACCCTGATCGGAGCGGACGCCGTCCACCCCGGATACGGTTTTTTGGCGGAGAATGCCGATTTTGCCGAGCTTTGCGCCGCTTGCGGCATCACCTTCATCGGTCCTCATCCGGATGCGATCAGCAAGATGGGCGACAAGACGACCGCCCGGGAAACCATGAAAAGGGCGGGAGTGCCGGTGGTGCCGGGAACCGAAGGCGTGATCGAGGACCTGGATGCCGCGCTGGAGACGGCGGCGTCCATCGGATATCCGGTGATGGTCAAGGCGACCGCGGGAGGCGGCGGAAAAGGAATGCGCGTCGTTCACAGCGAAGATGAACTGAGACGCACCATCCGGATGGCTCAGCAGGAAGCCGAAGCCAACTTCGGCAATCCCGGGGTGTACCTCGAAAAGTATCTTTCCCGCCCGAGGCACGTGGAGATTCAGATTTTGGCCGATCAGCACGGCAATGTGATTCATTTGGGGGAACGCGATTGTTCCATCCAGCGAAGGTACCAGAAACTGATCGAGGAGGCCCCTTCCCCCGCTCTCACCCCGGAGCTGAGGGAGAGGATGGGGCAGGCCGCCGTCGCCGCTGCCAAGGCGGTGAATTACTCCGGCGCCGGAACGGTGGAGTTTTTGCTGGATCGCGACGGGAATTTTTATTTTATGGAAATGAACACGCGAATTCAGGTGGAACACCCCGTGACGGAATGGATCACCGGAGTGGATCTGGTGAAGGAGCAGATCCGGGTGGCGGCGGGAGAGCCCCTCTCCATCCGCCAGGAGGATGTGAAGCTGGACGGGTGGGCCATCGAGTGCCGCATCAACGCCGAGGATCCCGACCGGAACTTCATGCCTTCCCCGGGGACGATCCAGTTTTATCTTCCTCCGGGAGGCGCGGGCGTCCGCGTCGACAGTGCCGCCTACAGCGGTTATCGCATTCCGCCTTATTACGATTCGATGATCGCGAAGTTGATCGTCTGGGGCAAGGACCGGGACGAGGCGATCCGCCGGATGGTCCGGGCCCTGAGTGAGTTTGCCATTGAGGGTGTGAAGACGACGATTCCCTTCCACCTGAAGCTGCTGAATCACCCGAAGTTTTTGGAAGGGGATGTTCACATCCAATTCCTTGAGACCACCAATCTCGATGAGGAGCGGACGAACGAAAATGAGTAA
- a CDS encoding Asp23/Gls24 family envelope stress response protein, with translation MSKWDVEYQSTDLGKIEIAPEVIQIIAGLAAVQVDGVAGMSGGVVDDITQFLGRKNPRQGIRVEFEEGLSIEVAIHVKYGSYIPDVGKAVQEQVKNAVETMTGLRVESVNVRVEAVKFPEKSGAVEATQRVK, from the coding sequence ATGAGTAAATGGGATGTGGAGTATCAGTCGACCGACTTGGGAAAAATCGAGATTGCCCCGGAAGTGATTCAGATCATCGCGGGTCTGGCCGCCGTTCAAGTGGACGGTGTCGCCGGCATGAGCGGCGGGGTCGTTGACGACATCACCCAATTTCTCGGCCGAAAAAACCCGCGCCAGGGGATCCGCGTGGAGTTTGAAGAGGGACTGTCGATCGAGGTGGCGATCCACGTCAAATACGGTTCCTACATTCCGGATGTGGGGAAAGCGGTTCAGGAACAGGTGAAAAACGCGGTGGAGACGATGACGGGATTGCGCGTTGAAAGCGTGAATGTCCGCGTGGAAGCGGTCAAGTTCCCCGAGAAGTCCGGCGCCGTCGAAGCGACCCAACGGGTGAAGTAA
- the amaP gene encoding alkaline shock response membrane anchor protein AmaP, with protein sequence MSLFDRLLLVFHSLVVAVLSAMVALAGAGAASLEWVWEAPHLRWAVAVIGLLLFLLSLRLLFSVMRRPKGEGVDRLTEFGYIRISLDTLESIAQRAARGVKGIRDLTARVRFSSDSPSSVGIGLKITVDGETPIQLLSEELQRTVKKQVEEIAGVEVNQVSVLVKDTVQPERSRIRVD encoded by the coding sequence ATGAGTCTGTTCGACAGACTCCTCCTGGTTTTTCACAGCCTGGTGGTTGCCGTCCTGTCCGCGATGGTTGCTCTCGCCGGAGCGGGGGCGGCTTCCCTGGAGTGGGTTTGGGAAGCGCCTCATCTCCGCTGGGCGGTGGCGGTGATCGGTCTGCTTCTTTTCCTGTTGAGCCTACGCCTGTTGTTTTCGGTCATGCGGCGGCCGAAGGGCGAAGGGGTGGACCGCTTGACGGAGTTCGGCTACATCCGCATCTCGTTGGACACGCTGGAGAGCATCGCGCAGAGAGCGGCCCGCGGGGTAAAGGGAATCCGCGATTTGACGGCGCGGGTCCGGTTTTCCAGCGATTCGCCCTCGTCCGTCGGCATCGGTCTGAAAATCACCGTGGACGGGGAGACGCCGATTCAGCTCCTTTCCGAGGAGCTCCAGCGGACGGTGAAAAAGCAGGTGGAGGAGATTGCCGGGGTCGAAGTGAATCAGGTGTCGGTGCTGGTGAAGGACACGGTCCAGCCTGAGCGCTCCCGCATCCGTGTCGATTAA
- a CDS encoding DUF2273 domain-containing protein, translated as MNFIPWEKLFETHGGRIAGTCFGLVLGFIYLIVGFWKTVVFAMFVGLGYLWGWRLDRREDMEKVVSAILSDKWIRK; from the coding sequence TTGAACTTTATCCCTTGGGAGAAGTTGTTTGAGACGCACGGCGGCCGAATCGCGGGCACGTGTTTCGGATTGGTTTTGGGATTCATTTATCTCATTGTCGGCTTCTGGAAAACGGTGGTTTTTGCGATGTTTGTCGGATTGGGTTATCTGTGGGGCTGGCGGTTGGATCGCCGGGAGGATATGGAAAAGGTGGTGTCTGCCATACTCTCGGACAAGTGGATTCGAAAGTAG
- the nusB gene encoding transcription antitermination factor NusB gives MSRRVAREKALQALYQSDVRGEEEEGVQSLAEEVSERERPFFWRLVRGVWEKRQVIDPVIGQHLKKGWSLSRLAVVDRSILRMAVYELLFEPEIPYGVTLNEAVELAKTFGDENSGRFVNGVLGGVVKNIETIREQLAAEGS, from the coding sequence ATGAGTCGAAGAGTGGCCAGGGAAAAAGCGCTTCAGGCCCTGTATCAGTCCGATGTGCGGGGAGAGGAAGAGGAGGGGGTTCAGAGTCTGGCGGAGGAAGTTTCGGAGCGGGAACGCCCCTTTTTTTGGCGCCTGGTGCGCGGTGTGTGGGAGAAGCGGCAAGTCATCGATCCGGTGATCGGACAGCATCTCAAAAAGGGCTGGTCCCTTTCCCGGTTGGCGGTCGTTGACCGTTCGATTTTGCGCATGGCGGTGTATGAACTGCTTTTTGAGCCGGAGATTCCGTACGGCGTCACCCTCAACGAGGCGGTCGAGCTGGCCAAGACCTTCGGTGACGAGAATTCGGGCCGCTTCGTCAACGGAGTGCTGGGAGGGGTTGTGAAAAACATCGAGACCATCCGGGAACAATTGGCGGCGGAGGGTTCGTGA
- a CDS encoding O-sialoglycoprotein endopeptidase, translated as MEKRPAVLGIDTSNYFTSLCLVDEEGNPLFDGRMGLEVPRGERGLQQSVAVFGHVRNLPRLLSRMKLEDVRIAAVCASRAPRPQEGSYMPVFEVGLSWGFSLSRAWGAPFWETTHQEGHIAAGVATARPDLREDSFLAVHLSGGTTELLRVVKKGEGYEINRLGGTRDLNAGQLVDRVGVAMGLPFPAGPSLEKLALRYEGSPVTVASAVRGLDCSFSGPETALLRMWEKRELPPEGIAFATLRCIANTLERWLLNAFQAAGDRTVLIVGGVAANGLIRERLRLRLEHPAVGARLHFADPRYSGDNAFGVARIGLEMWRRRSG; from the coding sequence ATGGAGAAGCGCCCGGCGGTGCTCGGGATTGACACGAGCAATTATTTCACCTCCCTGTGCCTCGTCGACGAGGAGGGGAATCCCCTGTTCGACGGGCGGATGGGATTGGAGGTGCCCCGGGGAGAGCGCGGCCTTCAGCAATCCGTCGCCGTGTTCGGTCACGTTCGAAATCTCCCGCGCCTGCTTTCCCGGATGAAGCTGGAGGATGTGCGAATTGCCGCCGTCTGTGCCAGCCGGGCTCCCCGGCCGCAGGAAGGATCCTACATGCCGGTGTTTGAGGTGGGGCTTTCCTGGGGCTTTTCCCTGTCCAGGGCGTGGGGGGCCCCCTTTTGGGAGACGACGCACCAGGAAGGGCACATCGCCGCCGGCGTCGCCACGGCCCGCCCCGACCTGAGGGAGGATTCTTTTTTGGCGGTCCATCTCTCCGGCGGAACCACCGAGCTGTTGCGGGTGGTGAAAAAGGGCGAAGGGTATGAGATCAACCGGCTCGGCGGAACGAGGGATCTGAACGCCGGCCAACTGGTGGACCGGGTGGGCGTGGCGATGGGACTTCCCTTTCCCGCCGGTCCGTCCTTGGAGAAATTGGCCCTTCGCTATGAGGGTTCGCCGGTGACGGTCGCCTCGGCCGTCCGGGGGCTGGATTGTTCCTTTTCGGGGCCGGAGACCGCCTTGCTCCGGATGTGGGAAAAGCGGGAACTGCCTCCCGAGGGGATCGCTTTCGCCACCCTGCGCTGCATCGCCAACACGCTGGAACGGTGGCTTTTGAACGCCTTTCAGGCCGCGGGCGACCGCACCGTGCTGATTGTCGGGGGGGTGGCCGCCAACGGGCTGATCCGCGAGCGTTTGCGCCTTCGCCTGGAGCATCCCGCCGTGGGAGCGCGCCTTCATTTCGCCGATCCCCGCTACTCGGGGGACAACGCCTTCGGGGTGGCCCGGATCGGCCTGGAGATGTGGCGAAGGCGGTCGGGATGA
- the folD gene encoding bifunctional methylenetetrahydrofolate dehydrogenase/methenyltetrahydrofolate cyclohydrolase FolD, with amino-acid sequence MSSAQLIDGKSMAQDVKRELASRIKRLESEAGVRPGLAVILVGDDPASEVYVRGKIRDCRDVGIRSEWIRLPDSNPEEDLLRQIDRLNEDPRFHGILVQLPLPRHISAERVIHRIRPEKDVDGFHPINVGKMVIGQEAFLPCTPYGIMEMLRRSGISVAGKHAVVVGRSNIVGKPVSILLQQADATVTLCHSKTRDLAAHTRRADILVVAVGKARVIGPEHVKPGAVVIDVGINRTEEGRLTGDVDFEAVRSIASHITPVPGGVGPMTRAMLLVNTVRAAERTAGIGQG; translated from the coding sequence TTGTCGTCTGCACAACTGATTGACGGAAAATCGATGGCTCAGGATGTGAAGCGGGAACTCGCGTCCCGGATCAAGCGGCTGGAATCGGAGGCCGGCGTCCGCCCCGGATTGGCGGTGATCCTCGTGGGGGACGATCCCGCTTCGGAGGTTTACGTGCGGGGGAAAATTCGGGATTGCCGCGATGTGGGGATCCGTTCGGAATGGATCCGGCTGCCGGACAGCAACCCGGAAGAGGATTTGCTCCGCCAGATCGATCGCCTGAACGAGGATCCCCGGTTTCACGGCATTTTGGTGCAGCTTCCGCTTCCCCGCCACATTTCCGCCGAACGGGTGATCCATCGCATTCGGCCGGAAAAGGATGTGGACGGGTTTCATCCGATCAATGTGGGAAAAATGGTGATCGGCCAGGAGGCCTTTCTGCCGTGCACCCCCTACGGGATCATGGAAATGCTCCGGCGCAGCGGCATCTCCGTCGCCGGCAAGCATGCGGTGGTGGTGGGCAGGAGCAACATCGTCGGAAAGCCCGTCTCCATCCTGCTCCAGCAAGCGGATGCCACCGTCACCCTGTGCCATTCGAAGACGCGGGACCTTGCGGCCCACACCCGGAGGGCGGACATCCTGGTGGTCGCCGTGGGAAAAGCCCGCGTGATCGGACCGGAACACGTGAAGCCGGGGGCGGTGGTCATCGACGTGGGGATCAACCGGACGGAGGAGGGCCGTTTGACGGGAGACGTGGATTTTGAGGCGGTCCGTTCGATCGCATCGCACATCACGCCCGTTCCCGGCGGCGTGGGGCCGATGACCCGGGCGATGCTCTTGGTCAACACGGTCCGGGCGGCGGAGCGGACGGCCGGAATCGGCCAAGGTTGA
- the xseA gene encoding exodeoxyribonuclease VII large subunit, which translates to MHFKRQALSVTELVRYLRTVLEEDEGLFSVWVRGEISNFHHHVRGHMYFTLKDENSRIRAVMFSGNNRRLRFMPRDGDRVLARGYVSVYERDGLVQLYVLEMHPDGVGELYVAFQRLKEKLEAEGLFASELKKPLPFLPRRIGVVTSPGGAAVRDIITTLRRRFPIARILIYPVPVQGEEAPRAIAEALELVNRRNEVDVVIVGRGGGSLEELWAFNEEVVARSIHRSQIPVVSAVGHETDVTISDLVADVRAATPTAAAELVAPALQDLEDRLAELAGRLVRSLEKLLNRKRERLQALKNRPAFRHPRVRLEQQNQRLDQLAWDLHRSFRARLDWKRSELEHLVSRLAARRPAERISALRERLGRLERACAAGMIHLLRSRRALWENRVGKLDSLSPLKVMRRGYSLVYRYGENRLIQSVSEVEPGDLIRVRFADGRIDCQVWGREALSDE; encoded by the coding sequence ATGCATTTCAAACGCCAGGCGCTGTCGGTCACCGAGCTGGTGCGGTATTTGCGCACGGTATTGGAGGAGGACGAGGGCCTCTTTTCCGTCTGGGTCCGAGGGGAAATCTCCAATTTTCACCATCATGTCCGCGGGCACATGTATTTCACCCTGAAGGACGAAAACAGCCGGATCAGGGCGGTGATGTTTTCCGGGAACAACCGCCGCCTTCGGTTCATGCCCCGCGACGGCGACCGGGTGTTGGCCCGGGGCTATGTGTCGGTGTATGAAAGGGATGGTCTGGTTCAGCTGTATGTTCTGGAGATGCATCCCGACGGTGTCGGGGAACTGTATGTGGCCTTTCAGAGGCTGAAGGAGAAATTGGAGGCCGAAGGGCTTTTCGCATCCGAGCTGAAAAAACCCCTTCCCTTTTTGCCGCGGCGAATCGGCGTCGTCACTTCTCCGGGCGGTGCGGCCGTCCGGGACATCATCACCACTTTGCGCCGGCGCTTTCCGATCGCCCGGATTTTGATTTATCCCGTTCCCGTTCAGGGGGAGGAGGCGCCCCGGGCGATCGCCGAAGCGCTGGAGCTTGTGAACCGGCGGAATGAAGTGGATGTGGTGATCGTCGGCCGGGGAGGGGGCTCCCTGGAGGAGCTTTGGGCCTTCAACGAAGAGGTGGTCGCCCGCAGCATACACCGGTCGCAGATTCCCGTGGTGTCCGCGGTGGGTCACGAGACGGACGTGACCATTTCCGACCTGGTGGCCGATGTCCGGGCGGCCACCCCGACGGCCGCCGCCGAGTTGGTCGCCCCGGCCCTCCAGGATTTGGAGGACCGGCTGGCAGAGCTTGCGGGCCGTCTGGTGCGCTCCCTGGAGAAGCTGTTGAACCGCAAGCGGGAGCGGCTTCAAGCGTTGAAAAACCGCCCGGCCTTTCGACATCCCCGGGTGAGGCTCGAGCAGCAGAATCAGCGGCTGGATCAGCTGGCATGGGACCTTCACAGGTCGTTTCGGGCCCGCCTGGATTGGAAGCGCAGCGAGCTGGAACATCTGGTTTCCCGCCTGGCAGCCCGCCGCCCTGCGGAGAGGATCTCCGCCCTCCGGGAGCGGCTGGGGCGGCTGGAGCGGGCGTGCGCGGCGGGGATGATCCATCTTCTGAGAAGCCGCCGCGCCCTTTGGGAAAACCGGGTCGGAAAGCTGGACAGTCTCAGTCCGCTCAAAGTGATGCGCCGGGGATATTCTCTCGTATACCGCTACGGGGAAAACCGATTGATCCAGTCCGTCTCGGAGGTGGAGCCCGGAGACCTGATCCGGGTACGGTTTGCCGACGGGCGAATTGATTGTCAAGTGTGGGGACGGGAGGCATTGTCCGATGAGTGA
- the xseB gene encoding exodeoxyribonuclease VII small subunit, whose translation MSEPMEKKQEDREALSFEEAMERLERVVERLESGETSLEESIRLFEEGMRLARLCGQQLERAEQQVEILLKENGDWVKRPFRPEEDAD comes from the coding sequence ATGAGTGAACCCATGGAAAAAAAGCAGGAGGACCGGGAAGCGCTTTCCTTTGAGGAAGCGATGGAGCGGTTGGAGCGGGTGGTGGAGCGGCTGGAGAGCGGCGAGACCTCCCTGGAGGAATCCATCCGCCTCTTTGAGGAGGGCATGCGCCTTGCCCGCCTGTGCGGCCAGCAGTTGGAGCGGGCGGAACAGCAGGTGGAGATCCTGCTGAAAGAAAACGGGGATTGGGTGAAAAGGCCCTTCCGGCCGGAGGAGGACGCGGATTAA
- a CDS encoding polyprenyl synthetase family protein, with the protein MEPIEKYLEAQADKVHRFLEREVESWTEIPPPLREAMAYSLLAGGKRLRPILVLATAEALGGSADKALPFAGAVEMIHTYSLIHDDLPAMDDDDFRRGKPTNHKVFGEAMAILAGDALLTKAFGLLARAAREAELPAETALALIEEGSRRFGAEGMVGGQVLDIQSENRRLSLSELEAIHRGKTGDLIIYSVRLGALISGSTKDQLELLTSFAGLLGLAFQIQDDILDVIGDQETIGKPVGSDQAKNKATYPSLIGLDKSRELLLKTVEEAKKLLSRPCGIKAERLMQVADYFALRNR; encoded by the coding sequence GTGGAACCGATTGAAAAATACCTGGAAGCGCAGGCCGACAAAGTGCATCGATTCCTTGAGAGGGAAGTGGAGAGCTGGACGGAGATCCCTCCTCCCCTCCGCGAAGCGATGGCATATTCCCTGCTGGCGGGCGGGAAACGGTTGCGCCCCATCCTGGTGCTGGCCACCGCCGAGGCCCTCGGGGGTTCCGCGGATAAGGCTCTTCCCTTTGCCGGTGCGGTGGAAATGATCCACACCTATTCCCTGATCCATGACGACCTTCCCGCCATGGACGACGACGATTTTCGCCGCGGCAAGCCGACCAATCACAAGGTGTTCGGCGAGGCGATGGCCATTTTGGCCGGAGATGCGCTTCTCACCAAGGCCTTTGGTCTCCTGGCGCGGGCGGCCAGGGAGGCGGAACTCCCGGCGGAGACCGCCCTCGCCCTGATCGAGGAGGGTTCCCGGCGCTTCGGAGCGGAGGGGATGGTCGGGGGACAGGTGCTGGACATTCAGAGCGAGAACCGCCGACTTTCCCTCTCCGAGCTGGAGGCGATCCACCGGGGAAAAACGGGGGATCTCATCATTTATTCGGTCCGTCTCGGCGCCCTTATCTCCGGCTCCACGAAGGATCAGCTCGAGCTCCTCACTTCCTTCGCGGGCCTTTTGGGACTGGCTTTTCAGATTCAGGACGACATCCTGGACGTCATCGGCGATCAGGAGACGATCGGAAAACCCGTCGGCAGCGATCAGGCGAAAAACAAAGCGACGTATCCGTCTTTGATCGGATTGGACAAGTCCCGCGAATTGCTCCTGAAAACCGTGGAAGAGGCGAAAAAATTGCTCTCCCGCCCCTGCGGAATAAAAGCGGAGCGGCTGATGCAGGTGGCTGATTATTTCGCCCTTCGCAACAGGTAA